From a region of the Synechococcus sp. RS9916 genome:
- a CDS encoding Nif11-like leader peptide family natural product precursor translates to MIHSGWSDGGVFDGLQSPLLSIAMTSKETNLSMSEEQLNAFLEEVKGNSVLQGRLKAAVDMDSVLAISIEAGFQISPAELTNASLELSDSEFEKLSGGGHSGSPCQSVFTQCPSGC, encoded by the coding sequence GTGATCCACTCAGGCTGGTCAGATGGTGGTGTTTTTGATGGTTTGCAGTCTCCGTTGCTTAGCATTGCTATGACTTCAAAAGAAACAAATCTGTCGATGTCAGAAGAGCAACTGAATGCGTTCTTGGAAGAGGTTAAAGGTAACAGTGTTCTACAGGGGAGGCTCAAAGCTGCTGTTGATATGGATTCAGTTCTTGCGATCTCAATTGAGGCTGGGTTTCAGATTTCTCCTGCTGAACTCACCAATGCTTCGCTCGAACTTTCAGATTCAGAGTTTGAAAAACTGAGTGGTGGTGGACATTCTGGCAGTCCTTGCCAGTCTGTTTTCACCCAATGTCCTTCTGGATGCTAG